The window CAAAGGCACCGTCCTGCACCTGCACGGCAATGGCGGCAATCTACCGATGCATCTGGGCGGCAGTTGGTGGTTGCCGAAAGAAGGCTATCAAGTGCTGCTGATCGACTATCGCGGATACGGTTTGTCCGAAGGTGAACCGAGTTTGCCGGCGATCTATCAGGACATCGACGCTGCCTTCAAGTGGCTCGACCAGGCGCCGGAAGTCAAAGGCAGGCCGCTGATCCTGCTTGGCCAGAGTCTTGGCGGATCGATGGCGGTGCATTACCTGGTTCAGCACCCCGAACGTCAGAAACAACTCAAGGCCTTAGTTCTTGATGGCGTGCCCGCCAGCTACCGCAGCATCGGCCGCTTTGCCCTGAGCAATTCCTGGCTGACCTGGGCGTTCCAGGTGCCGCTGTCGTGGCTGGTGCCGGACGGCGACAGCGCGATCAATTCCATGGCGCAGCTCAACGGCGTGCCGAAACTGATCTATCACAGCATCGACGATCCGATCGTGCCCCTTTCCAACGGCATCCGTCTGTATCAAGCTGCGCCGCCGCCGCGCGTGCTGCAATTGACCCGCGGTGGTCATGTGCAGACATTTGCCGACCCGGTCTGGCGCAAGGTCATGCTGCGT is drawn from Pseudomonas sp. 31-12 and contains these coding sequences:
- a CDS encoding alpha/beta hydrolase, whose protein sequence is MRILGIVCLLLTLSGCSSLLFYPEPGQLFTPEKARLEYREVTLTTADGLRLNAWWLPAKKSVEVKGTVLHLHGNGGNLPMHLGGSWWLPKEGYQVLLIDYRGYGLSEGEPSLPAIYQDIDAAFKWLDQAPEVKGRPLILLGQSLGGSMAVHYLVQHPERQKQLKALVLDGVPASYRSIGRFALSNSWLTWAFQVPLSWLVPDGDSAINSMAQLNGVPKLIYHSIDDPIVPLSNGIRLYQAAPPPRVLQLTRGGHVQTFADPVWRKVMLRYLDDPQHFNGLRRLGEIPNYPAPPNSKDEPSESPQ